One part of the Aerosakkonema funiforme FACHB-1375 genome encodes these proteins:
- a CDS encoding GAF domain-containing protein, which produces MSYHSVPNNFDKNSDSNPTVPYGDPDMRRFADRLAKTLERDALIQQTTDELREFLQVDRVVLYYFYREWKGQITFESISSKQLSILGSTGPDDCFDDEYAQMYLAGRMRAIADIESEIVNPCHRDYLRSMQVRANLVAPILNSVRLWGLLIAHHCKEARPWSSPDIEAMKKGAETLANAPAIRNS; this is translated from the coding sequence ATGAGTTACCATTCCGTGCCAAATAACTTCGATAAAAACTCAGACTCCAATCCCACCGTGCCTTACGGCGATCCTGATATGCGAAGATTTGCTGACCGTCTTGCTAAAACTCTAGAACGGGATGCTTTAATTCAACAAACTACAGATGAGCTGAGAGAGTTTCTGCAAGTCGATCGCGTCGTCTTATATTACTTTTATCGCGAGTGGAAAGGTCAAATTACCTTTGAATCCATAAGTTCTAAGCAGTTATCGATTTTAGGATCGACAGGCCCGGACGATTGTTTTGATGATGAATACGCACAAATGTATCTGGCGGGAAGGATGAGAGCGATCGCAGATATAGAATCAGAGATCGTCAACCCTTGTCACCGAGATTATCTCCGCAGTATGCAAGTTCGCGCTAATTTAGTCGCGCCCATTCTCAATTCCGTCAGATTGTGGGGATTGCTAATTGCTCATCACTGCAAAGAAGCTCGTCCCTGGTCATCTCCGGATATTGAAGCAATGAAAAAAGGTGCAGAAACCTTAGCAAACGCTCCGGCAATCCGAAATAGCTGA
- a CDS encoding SH3 domain-containing protein, which produces MAVMALLSVGMTGFSFPSAASASTVVARSVSYERTVTTYYGGSGSGYRVASAGYCRRVSTNGGRLNVRRVPGGRIVGKLYNGTRVRISGYSSNGWVRVTGPISGYVSGAYLSYCR; this is translated from the coding sequence ATGGCTGTCATGGCCTTATTGTCTGTAGGCATGACTGGATTTAGTTTTCCCTCTGCGGCGAGTGCCAGTACAGTAGTAGCTCGCAGCGTCAGTTATGAGCGCACAGTGACAACATATTATGGCGGAAGCGGAAGTGGATATCGAGTTGCTAGTGCTGGCTACTGTCGCCGAGTTAGTACAAATGGCGGTCGGCTGAATGTCCGTCGAGTTCCAGGAGGACGTATTGTCGGCAAATTATACAACGGAACTCGTGTCAGAATTAGCGGTTATAGCTCCAACGGTTGGGTAAGAGTTACTGGCCCAATTAGCGGTTATGTATCTGGAGCCTATCTGAGCTATTGCCGATAA